A single region of the Syntrophotaleaceae bacterium genome encodes:
- a CDS encoding NifB/NifX family molybdenum-iron cluster-binding protein, giving the protein MKIAIPLHQGALSLHFGHCEHFALIEVDPQNRKILGKTLHEPPPHEPGVLPKWLAELGTDLIIAGGMGRRAQELFAAKSISVLVGAQALSPEDLIAAYLDGNLQTGENCCDH; this is encoded by the coding sequence ATGAAGATAGCCATTCCTCTGCATCAGGGGGCCCTGAGCCTTCATTTTGGTCACTGCGAACATTTCGCCCTGATTGAAGTAGACCCCCAAAACAGGAAAATACTCGGCAAAACCCTCCATGAACCGCCGCCCCATGAGCCGGGGGTCCTCCCCAAGTGGCTGGCCGAACTAGGCACTGACCTGATCATTGCCGGAGGCATGGGCAGGCGGGCGCAGGAATTGTTCGCCGCCAAATCCATCTCGGTCCTGGTCGGCGCCCAGGCTTTATCTCCAGAGGATCTGATTGCGGCGTATCTGGACGGAAACCTGCAGACAGGGGAAAACTGCTGCGATCACTAG
- a CDS encoding ATP-binding protein, which produces MKELVVISGKGGTGKTTVAACFGVLAQGAVLADCDVDAADLHLLLEPEILLQQDFSGGNRAEIRTEACKACGYCQELCRFHAILNEEEKFRIDPVSCEGCGVCHHFCPNHAVDLVPAVNGKWFVSETRVGPMVHARLGIAQENSGKLVTLLRSRAKELAEKRSRNLVIIDGSPGIGCPVIASITGADLVLAVTEPTLSGRHDLQRAIDLAGHFGVPLAVCVNKWDINPEMTADIEKEVRKQGIPLAGRIRYEKTATEAQVHRQTLVEFSQDGAADDLRQLWRTVSGLLS; this is translated from the coding sequence ATGAAGGAACTGGTGGTTATCAGCGGCAAAGGAGGAACCGGGAAAACCACGGTGGCCGCCTGCTTTGGAGTCCTGGCCCAAGGAGCGGTTCTGGCCGATTGTGATGTGGATGCGGCGGACCTGCACCTGCTGCTGGAACCCGAAATCCTGCTGCAACAGGATTTTTCCGGAGGAAACCGGGCGGAAATAAGAACTGAGGCCTGCAAAGCCTGCGGATACTGCCAGGAACTGTGCCGCTTTCATGCAATCCTAAACGAAGAGGAAAAATTTCGCATCGACCCCGTCTCTTGCGAGGGCTGCGGGGTCTGCCACCATTTTTGCCCGAATCACGCCGTCGATTTGGTGCCGGCCGTCAACGGCAAGTGGTTCGTTTCTGAAACCCGGGTCGGGCCGATGGTGCATGCGAGACTCGGCATCGCCCAGGAGAATTCCGGCAAGCTGGTGACCCTGCTGCGAAGCCGCGCCAAGGAACTGGCTGAAAAAAGATCCCGGAACCTCGTCATCATCGACGGCTCGCCAGGTATCGGTTGTCCGGTCATCGCTTCGATAACCGGTGCCGATCTCGTGCTGGCGGTTACCGAACCCACCCTCAGCGGCCGTCACGATCTTCAGCGGGCGATCGACCTGGCCGGCCATTTCGGAGTCCCTTTGGCAGTCTGCGTCAACAAATGGGACATCAACCCCGAAATGACCGCGGATATCGAAAAGGAGGTTCGAAAGCAGGGAATTCCCCTGGCCGGCCGGATCCGTTATGAAAAGACGGCGACCGAAGCCCAGGTCCATCGACAGACCCTGGTTGAATTTTCACAGGATGGGGCCGCCGACGATTTGCGGCAGCTCTGGAGAACGGTGAGCGGACTGCTGAGCTAA
- a CDS encoding ATP-binding protein, with protein sequence MKIAIASGKGGTGKTTVAANLAGIFSRSGWGISYLDCDVEAPNSHLFLKPDISAHEPATTLIPKIDPTLCTHCGACADFCGYNALLCLSRQVLAFPELCHACGGCRLVCPMQAISEVPREIGKIDLGHAGSIAFARGLLNIGEAMSPPLIRALKAKATPAEVTIVDAPPGTSCPVIESIRDSDYVALVTEPTPFGLNDLQLAVEMVRALELPFGVILNRAGRHDRIVLDYCGQEKIPLLAQFPDDRRVAEAYSRGEMISEVLPEFQARFSALAAAIALNVSGGERIQP encoded by the coding sequence ATGAAAATCGCCATCGCCAGCGGCAAGGGCGGCACCGGCAAGACCACCGTCGCCGCCAACCTGGCCGGTATTTTTTCCCGATCGGGGTGGGGGATTTCGTATCTGGATTGCGATGTCGAAGCCCCCAACAGCCACCTCTTCTTGAAACCAGACATTTCAGCTCATGAACCGGCAACCACCCTGATTCCAAAGATTGATCCTACCCTCTGCACCCATTGCGGAGCCTGCGCCGATTTCTGTGGTTACAATGCGCTGCTTTGTCTTTCGCGCCAGGTGCTCGCCTTTCCCGAGCTATGCCATGCCTGTGGAGGCTGCCGTCTGGTTTGCCCGATGCAGGCCATTTCAGAGGTTCCGAGGGAGATCGGAAAAATCGATCTGGGACATGCCGGGTCAATCGCTTTCGCCAGGGGGCTGCTGAATATCGGCGAAGCGATGAGTCCGCCGCTGATCAGAGCCTTGAAAGCCAAGGCAACACCCGCGGAGGTCACCATTGTCGATGCGCCACCCGGCACCTCTTGCCCTGTCATTGAAAGCATTCGGGACTCTGATTACGTTGCTCTGGTCACTGAACCCACCCCTTTCGGGCTGAACGATCTGCAGCTTGCCGTGGAGATGGTACGCGCCCTTGAACTGCCTTTCGGCGTCATCCTCAACCGCGCCGGCCGTCACGACCGGATAGTGTTGGATTACTGCGGCCAGGAGAAGATCCCACTTCTGGCACAGTTTCCCGATGATCGGCGGGTTGCCGAAGCCTATTCCCGGGGTGAAATGATCAGCGAGGTTCTGCCGGAGTTCCAGGCCAGGTTCTCCGCCCTGGCCGCAGCCATCGCCCTTAACGTTAGCGGCGGGGAAAGGATTCAGCCATGA
- a CDS encoding NifB/NifX family molybdenum-iron cluster-binding protein: MKIAITAQNPTPESPVDPRFGRAPWLMIYDPEKETWASVDNSTGINAAHGAGIQAAQKIVDQEARILITGAIGPKAFHSLTAAGIKVYHGATGTVLEAMQACTQGKLLEATSNDATGRV, translated from the coding sequence ATGAAAATCGCCATCACCGCCCAGAATCCCACTCCCGAAAGCCCTGTCGACCCTCGTTTCGGCCGCGCTCCCTGGCTGATGATCTACGACCCGGAAAAAGAAACATGGGCGTCCGTTGACAACAGCACCGGCATTAACGCAGCTCACGGCGCCGGCATCCAGGCAGCCCAGAAAATCGTGGATCAGGAAGCCCGAATCCTGATAACCGGAGCGATCGGACCCAAGGCTTTTCACTCCCTGACCGCTGCAGGAATCAAAGTTTATCATGGCGCCACAGGGACTGTTCTGGAAGCGATGCAGGCCTGCACCCAGGGGAAGCTTCTCGAAGCCACCAGCAATGACGCTACAGGAAGAGTCTGA
- a CDS encoding NifB/NifX family molybdenum-iron cluster-binding protein: MTDPKYREISLRIAIPSNGRRIMPRFGLARDFFLVDIKDDRLSNLRACRWEPALEPSVARWLHRLKVDGVICDGIHPRFQSALKAEGLWVFWGIWGDIDDVLRRFLEGGMKAPAADGPTPPVPCCENKNRRCRTPVANIHKGEKD, encoded by the coding sequence ATGACCGATCCAAAATACCGGGAGATTTCCCTGCGTATCGCCATCCCCAGCAACGGCCGACGGATCATGCCGCGCTTCGGGCTGGCACGGGACTTCTTCCTCGTGGACATAAAAGACGACCGTTTGTCGAATCTGCGTGCCTGCCGCTGGGAACCGGCGCTCGAACCCTCCGTTGCCCGCTGGCTGCACAGACTGAAGGTTGACGGGGTCATTTGCGACGGCATCCATCCCCGCTTCCAGTCGGCCCTGAAGGCGGAAGGACTCTGGGTTTTCTGGGGTATCTGGGGGGACATCGATGATGTCTTGCGGCGGTTCCTTGAAGGTGGCATGAAGGCACCGGCCGCGGACGGTCCCACGCCACCAGTTCCCTGTTGTGAAAACAAAAACCGCAGATGCAGGACACCTGTTGCCAACATCCATAAAGGAGAAAAAGATTGA
- a CDS encoding sigma 54-interacting transcriptional regulator produces MSQTPTELLEHLATILDSVADGVFTVDRDMRITWFNRAAESITGFSQKEALGRPCCEIFRSNICFTACPVAKALATGQNVENLEVDILDKFNRELPISVSASVLRDAEGHPVGGVETFRDLSRLYALKQEITEKYSFHDLLSRNPAMRRLFDILPDVAASNATVLLQGESGTGKELFARALHDLSPRRDHPLVVVNCGALPEQLLEAEIFGVRKGAYTGAVEDRPGRLAQAEGGTLFLDEIGDLPLALQVKLLRVLENREYQPLGAKRSRRADVRFVAATHRQLETMVQEGTFRQDLFFRLNVVQIAIPPLRERAEDIPLLLDLALDRFNKSYDKRIRGFSPEALTLLLNHPYPGNVRELLNMVERAVILGRSDTIGPDLLPSSPNRMPEPQSLSWKSPSPDPDHLDALLKRHQGNRSAVARELGINRTTLWRWLKRCHLA; encoded by the coding sequence ATGAGCCAAACTCCAACAGAACTGCTCGAACATCTCGCCACGATTCTGGACAGCGTTGCCGACGGTGTCTTCACCGTCGACCGGGACATGCGCATCACGTGGTTCAACCGTGCCGCGGAGTCGATTACCGGTTTTTCACAGAAGGAGGCTTTAGGGCGACCCTGCTGCGAGATTTTTCGCAGCAACATCTGCTTTACCGCCTGCCCGGTTGCGAAAGCCCTGGCCACCGGCCAAAATGTGGAAAACCTCGAAGTCGACATCCTCGACAAGTTCAACCGGGAACTGCCCATTTCAGTCAGTGCCTCGGTGCTGCGGGATGCGGAAGGCCACCCTGTCGGGGGCGTGGAGACTTTTCGCGACCTCTCCCGCCTGTATGCGCTGAAACAGGAAATCACCGAAAAGTATTCCTTCCACGACCTGCTCAGCCGCAACCCGGCCATGCGGCGCCTGTTCGACATCCTCCCCGACGTCGCCGCCAGCAATGCGACCGTGCTGCTGCAGGGGGAAAGCGGTACCGGCAAGGAGCTGTTCGCCCGCGCCCTGCATGATCTCAGCCCCCGCCGCGATCATCCCCTGGTAGTGGTGAATTGCGGCGCCCTGCCGGAGCAGCTCTTGGAAGCGGAAATTTTCGGCGTCAGGAAGGGGGCCTACACCGGTGCGGTGGAGGACCGTCCCGGCCGTCTGGCCCAGGCCGAAGGCGGGACTCTGTTTCTCGACGAGATCGGCGACCTGCCCTTGGCGCTGCAGGTCAAACTGTTGCGGGTCCTTGAAAACCGCGAATATCAACCTCTCGGAGCGAAACGGTCGCGCCGGGCCGATGTCCGCTTCGTGGCTGCCACCCACCGTCAGCTCGAAACCATGGTGCAGGAAGGTACTTTCCGGCAGGACCTGTTTTTTCGGTTGAATGTGGTGCAGATCGCCATCCCTCCACTCAGGGAAAGAGCCGAAGACATCCCGCTCCTGCTCGACCTGGCCCTCGACCGTTTCAACAAGAGCTACGACAAGCGTATCCGCGGCTTTTCCCCGGAGGCCCTGACCCTGCTCCTCAACCATCCCTATCCCGGCAACGTCCGCGAGCTGCTCAACATGGTGGAACGGGCGGTCATTCTCGGTCGCAGCGACACCATCGGCCCGGATCTGCTGCCGTCCTCGCCGAATCGCATGCCCGAACCGCAATCCTTATCCTGGAAATCCCCATCCCCCGACCCCGACCACCTTGACGCGCTACTGAAAAGGCATCAAGGCAACCGAAGTGCCGTTGCGAGGGAACTCGGCATCAACCGTACCACCCTTTGGCGTTGGCTGAAACGTTGCCATCTCGCCTGA
- a CDS encoding GAF domain-containing protein — MPTKFGFDEKETIHEEALHRQTSLLKGINRIFEEALVCETDEELGLVCLQVAEELTESRFGFIGMIGEGGLFDDIAISDPGWAVCKIEGHRSHRKLPTGFKVQGIYGRVLLDGKSFFTNDPSSHPDSIGLPQGHPPLDAFIGAPLNYGKKTIGLVALGNRQGGYREMDRDALDGLAKAMVQAFIHKHEQTARKKSEQRLAAELDIARRLQQTSTHLLQTDRIDSLYDQILDTALAILKADFATLQMFCSEQGEHGELRLLGHRGLPPDVDQAESLISPVSGAVCGKALDTGQRVIVPDIETCEFIDRDSHLDMCRKTGIRAIQCTPLVSRSGAFLGMIATHWSQPHDPLESELGALDILARQTADLLDRYRAEEALRESEERFRSLILASSDAVFRMGPDWREMCQLHGRKFLADTTEPCRSWLSKYIPTKDRRQVIAVMDEAIRTRSTFELVHRVLRSDGSVGWTFSRAIPLLDEKGRVVEWFGMAKDITERKEAEEALIKNEAKYRSLFENIDEGFCIMQMIFDDAGKPVDFRFLETNPAFEKHTGLIDAQGKTIRQLFPRHEEHWFEIYGRIALSGQAERFENWAEQLHRWFDLFAFRYGEPESRQVAVLFSDITERKKAEADIVEARKAAEEANQAKSAFLANMSHEIRTPMTVFLVALENLLQLERDPQHCRLLELADKSAKRLDALIDDILDFSRIEAGKIELADEPFDVRETVREVFDMFDLQAEKKNLRLITEVAEPVPRQIFGDRGKLGQILTNLIGNALKFTHEGEIRVKVGLREQSLEFSIADTGIGIPKDKCETIFESFTQADSSLTRQYGGTGLGLTISRGLVKLMGGEIWARPGEQGGSVFTFTLPLRIPVETAGNVREKKAFPRILVVDDDPMIRQMIILLLNQRGWQVDEAADGQEALQKYRTGQFELVLMDVQMPEMDGLEATVRIRQGDAEQGRRTTVIGLTAHGQKEVKDRCLSAGMDSILTKPIRMKDLFGAIEASLKS, encoded by the coding sequence ATGCCGACCAAATTCGGATTCGATGAAAAAGAGACCATCCACGAAGAGGCGCTTCACCGACAAACTTCCTTATTGAAGGGCATTAACCGAATTTTTGAAGAGGCGCTTGTTTGCGAAACCGATGAAGAGTTGGGGCTCGTTTGCCTGCAGGTTGCGGAAGAACTGACTGAAAGCCGGTTTGGCTTTATCGGGATGATCGGGGAAGGGGGGCTTTTTGATGACATCGCCATCAGCGACCCCGGGTGGGCGGTTTGCAAGATAGAGGGTCATCGCAGTCACCGAAAACTGCCGACCGGCTTCAAGGTGCAAGGCATCTATGGCCGGGTTCTCCTCGACGGAAAAAGTTTTTTCACCAATGATCCCTCCTCGCATCCCGACAGTATCGGCCTGCCCCAGGGACACCCGCCGCTTGACGCTTTTATCGGTGCCCCTCTCAATTATGGAAAGAAAACCATCGGCCTGGTTGCCTTGGGAAACCGCCAGGGCGGATACCGGGAAATGGACCGGGATGCATTGGACGGGTTGGCGAAAGCCATGGTGCAGGCGTTCATTCATAAGCATGAACAAACGGCTCGCAAAAAGAGCGAGCAGAGACTGGCGGCGGAACTTGACATTGCCCGGCGCCTGCAACAGACAAGTACCCACCTGTTGCAGACCGATAGGATCGATTCCCTCTATGACCAGATTCTGGATACGGCCTTGGCTATCCTGAAGGCCGATTTCGCCACCCTTCAAATGTTCTGTTCTGAGCAAGGTGAGCACGGAGAACTCAGGCTTTTGGGTCATCGCGGACTTCCTCCAGATGTCGACCAAGCTGAGTCCTTGATCAGCCCGGTTTCCGGGGCGGTCTGTGGAAAGGCTCTGGATACGGGACAAAGAGTCATTGTCCCGGATATCGAAACCTGCGAATTCATCGATCGAGATAGCCATCTGGACATGTGTCGCAAGACCGGCATCAGGGCGATTCAATGTACTCCGCTGGTCTCGCGTTCCGGCGCCTTTTTAGGGATGATCGCCACCCATTGGTCGCAACCGCACGATCCGCTGGAGAGTGAACTTGGAGCCCTGGACATTTTGGCCCGACAGACAGCGGACCTGCTTGACCGCTATCGAGCAGAAGAGGCCTTGCGGGAAAGCGAGGAGCGGTTTCGATCCTTGATCCTGGCAAGTTCGGACGCGGTCTTCCGAATGGGGCCGGACTGGCGCGAAATGTGCCAGCTTCATGGCCGGAAATTTCTAGCCGATACGACGGAACCCTGCCGTAGCTGGCTTTCGAAATACATCCCGACAAAAGATCGGCGGCAGGTGATTGCAGTGATGGACGAAGCCATTCGGACCAGGAGCACCTTCGAACTGGTCCACCGGGTTCTGCGTTCGGACGGGAGTGTGGGCTGGACCTTTTCGCGAGCCATTCCACTGCTGGACGAAAAGGGCAGGGTTGTGGAATGGTTCGGGATGGCCAAGGACATTACCGAACGCAAGGAGGCTGAAGAAGCCCTGATTAAAAATGAGGCGAAGTACCGGTCGCTGTTTGAAAACATCGATGAGGGATTCTGCATTATGCAGATGATCTTTGATGACGCTGGAAAACCTGTCGATTTTCGCTTTCTGGAAACCAACCCCGCTTTCGAGAAACACACGGGACTGATCGATGCCCAGGGCAAGACAATCCGCCAGCTTTTCCCACGGCACGAAGAGCACTGGTTCGAAATCTACGGGCGAATCGCCCTGAGTGGACAGGCGGAGCGTTTCGAGAACTGGGCCGAACAGTTGCATCGCTGGTTTGACCTGTTCGCCTTCCGCTATGGAGAGCCCGAAAGCCGGCAAGTGGCAGTCCTTTTCAGCGACATCACCGAGCGCAAAAAAGCAGAGGCAGACATTGTCGAAGCAAGAAAGGCCGCCGAGGAGGCGAATCAGGCTAAAAGCGCGTTTTTGGCCAACATGAGCCACGAGATCCGGACCCCGATGACGGTCTTCCTGGTGGCTCTGGAAAATCTGCTGCAGCTCGAGCGAGACCCGCAACACTGCCGCCTTCTCGAATTGGCCGATAAATCAGCCAAACGCCTGGACGCTCTCATCGATGACATCCTCGATTTCTCCCGTATCGAGGCAGGGAAGATCGAGTTGGCGGATGAGCCCTTTGACGTTCGTGAAACTGTGCGGGAGGTTTTCGACATGTTCGACCTGCAGGCGGAGAAGAAAAACCTTCGGCTTATAACAGAAGTGGCAGAACCGGTGCCCCGACAGATTTTCGGTGATCGGGGCAAGTTGGGGCAGATTCTGACCAACCTGATCGGCAATGCCCTAAAATTCACTCATGAGGGGGAAATTCGGGTCAAAGTCGGCCTCCGTGAACAATCTCTGGAATTTTCCATAGCAGACACCGGCATCGGGATTCCGAAAGATAAGTGTGAAACGATCTTTGAAAGCTTTACTCAGGCCGACAGCTCGCTTACCCGGCAGTATGGAGGAACGGGCTTGGGCCTGACCATCAGCAGGGGGCTGGTCAAGTTGATGGGCGGTGAAATATGGGCTCGGCCAGGAGAGCAGGGAGGAAGCGTTTTTACCTTTACCCTTCCATTGAGAATTCCCGTTGAAACAGCGGGAAATGTAAGGGAGAAAAAGGCTTTTCCGCGTATTCTGGTAGTCGACGATGACCCGATGATTCGCCAAATGATTATCCTGTTGCTCAACCAGCGAGGCTGGCAGGTTGATGAAGCCGCTGATGGACAAGAGGCTCTGCAAAAATACCGGACCGGGCAATTCGAACTGGTCCTGATGGATGTGCAGATGCCGGAAATGGATGGTCTGGAAGCGACCGTGAGGATTCGCCAGGGGGATGCGGAGCAGGGAAGGCGTACCACGGTCATCGGCTTGACTGCTCATGGACAGAAGGAGGTCAAAGACAGGTGCCTGAGCGCGGGAATGGACAGCATTCTGACGAAGCCGATCAGAATGAAGGATCTATTTGGTGCTATCGAAGCCTCCCTGAAGTCATAG
- the gltA gene encoding NADPH-dependent glutamate synthase codes for MKNDLTPKERMAIDRVEMPEQDPEKRNRNFEEVNLGLSKEQAIREAQRCLQCRTRPCVQGCPVRVRIPEFLQAVANDNLPEAARILLGDNTLPAVCGRVCPQETQCEIKCVRSGKDAPVAVGYLERFVADWAMDHPEEVGKESPAPATGKKVAIVGSGPAGLTMAGELARMGHSVTVFEALHETGGVLRYGIPEFRLPKRIVDLEVDRLRQVGVEIECNVIVGKTVTLGELRDEFDAIFIGNGAGLPVMLNIPGENLKGVYSANEYLTRVNLMKAWMADSPTPIVRGQRVAVIGGGNTAMDAVRTSRRLGADRSIILYRRTETEMPARIEEIKHAREEGIEFIFLSAPLEILANDKGWVRGLLCQRMELGEPDASGRRRPVAIEGETFELEVDVVVNAIGTRANPLLTATAPDLKLNQKGNIATDENGATNLPGVFAGGDIVRGGATVILAMGDGKTAAAAIDDYLRQKQ; via the coding sequence ATGAAAAATGACCTGACCCCAAAAGAAAGAATGGCCATCGATCGGGTAGAAATGCCCGAACAGGACCCGGAAAAACGGAACCGCAATTTCGAGGAAGTCAATCTCGGCCTGTCCAAGGAACAAGCGATTCGCGAAGCTCAGCGCTGTCTGCAGTGCAGAACAAGGCCTTGTGTTCAGGGCTGCCCGGTGCGGGTGCGGATCCCTGAATTTCTTCAGGCCGTAGCGAATGACAACCTCCCCGAAGCTGCCCGTATTCTGCTCGGCGACAACACCCTGCCGGCGGTTTGCGGCCGGGTCTGCCCTCAGGAAACCCAGTGCGAAATCAAATGCGTCCGCAGCGGCAAAGATGCCCCGGTGGCCGTCGGCTACCTGGAGCGGTTCGTCGCTGACTGGGCCATGGACCACCCCGAAGAGGTGGGAAAGGAATCACCCGCTCCCGCCACGGGGAAAAAAGTGGCCATTGTCGGATCGGGGCCCGCAGGATTGACCATGGCCGGGGAACTGGCTCGCATGGGTCATTCGGTGACGGTCTTTGAAGCTCTGCACGAAACCGGCGGGGTACTGCGCTACGGCATACCCGAGTTCCGCCTGCCGAAACGGATCGTCGACCTGGAGGTGGACCGCCTGCGGCAAGTGGGGGTGGAAATCGAGTGCAACGTGATCGTCGGCAAGACAGTCACGCTGGGTGAACTCCGGGATGAATTCGACGCGATTTTCATCGGCAACGGAGCCGGCCTGCCGGTCATGCTGAATATCCCCGGCGAAAACCTCAAAGGGGTGTATTCGGCCAACGAATATCTGACCCGGGTCAATCTCATGAAAGCATGGATGGCCGATTCGCCCACCCCGATCGTCCGCGGGCAGCGTGTCGCAGTTATCGGTGGGGGCAATACCGCCATGGATGCGGTGCGCACATCCCGCCGGCTTGGAGCCGACCGGTCGATCATCCTCTACCGGCGCACTGAAACAGAGATGCCGGCCAGAATCGAGGAAATCAAGCACGCCCGGGAAGAGGGAATCGAATTCATCTTCCTCAGCGCTCCTCTGGAAATTCTGGCCAACGACAAGGGATGGGTCAGGGGGTTACTCTGTCAGAGAATGGAACTGGGCGAACCGGACGCCTCCGGCCGCCGCCGACCGGTCGCCATCGAGGGCGAGACCTTCGAACTGGAGGTGGACGTGGTCGTTAACGCCATCGGCACTCGGGCCAATCCTTTGCTGACGGCAACCGCTCCTGATCTGAAACTGAACCAGAAAGGCAACATCGCCACCGACGAAAACGGCGCCACCAACCTGCCCGGTGTCTTCGCCGGCGGCGACATCGTTCGAGGCGGCGCCACCGTCATCCTGGCCATGGGCGACGGCAAAACCGCCGCCGCCGCGATTGACGACTATCTGCGGCAAAAGCAATAA
- a CDS encoding sulfide/dihydroorotate dehydrogenase-like FAD/NAD-binding protein yields MFEVMENEILAPNLHRMVVRAPRIAKARKPGQFVIVHPSEGAERVPLTIGDADPVTGTITFFVQAVGATTLQIVGTPAGKSLRDIAGPLGKATEIENWGRVACVGGGVGTAVLFPLAKALAEAGNEVKTIIGGRSEAYVILAEELGVFSEVLITTEDGSLGRKGFVTHVLQELIDDPERCPQAIYAVGPVPMMKAVVELTRPYGIKTIVSLNPIMIDGTGMCGGCRVKVGNETKFACVDGPEFDGHLVDFNLLIDRLSMYREEECRLLEQLPPEMKDKIIKVKK; encoded by the coding sequence ATGTTCGAAGTAATGGAGAATGAAATTCTGGCCCCGAATCTTCACCGGATGGTGGTGCGGGCACCGCGAATTGCCAAAGCCCGCAAACCGGGCCAGTTCGTCATCGTCCACCCTTCTGAAGGCGCAGAGCGGGTTCCGCTGACCATCGGCGATGCCGACCCCGTCACAGGAACCATCACCTTCTTCGTCCAGGCCGTCGGCGCCACCACTCTGCAGATCGTAGGTACCCCAGCGGGAAAAAGCCTCCGCGATATTGCCGGACCGCTCGGCAAGGCCACCGAAATCGAAAACTGGGGCCGGGTCGCCTGCGTTGGCGGAGGAGTCGGCACCGCCGTGCTTTTCCCTCTTGCCAAAGCCCTGGCCGAGGCGGGGAACGAAGTTAAGACCATCATTGGCGGCCGATCCGAAGCTTATGTTATTCTGGCAGAGGAACTGGGAGTATTCTCCGAGGTGCTGATCACGACCGAGGACGGCAGTCTTGGCCGCAAGGGATTCGTGACCCACGTGCTGCAGGAACTCATCGACGATCCCGAGCGCTGTCCCCAAGCCATCTATGCCGTAGGACCGGTACCGATGATGAAGGCGGTCGTCGAGCTGACACGCCCTTACGGCATCAAAACCATTGTCAGCCTCAATCCGATCATGATCGACGGAACCGGGATGTGCGGGGGATGTCGGGTCAAAGTCGGCAACGAAACCAAATTCGCCTGTGTCGACGGCCCGGAATTCGACGGTCATCTGGTCGATTTCAATCTGCTTATCGACCGGCTCAGCATGTATCGGGAAGAGGAATGCCGGCTGCTGGAGCAGCTGCCGCCGGAAATGAAAGATAAAATCATTAAAGTGAAAAAGTAA
- a CDS encoding HEAT repeat domain-containing protein yields MSKLRRQVLTEALEDPDESVRMAAAQALERLEAVLGFEDILQALKTGGRDQQIRALYSLELIDSPKVFPPLLAALQVRDPDIRSTAVQVLGKKQNPQTLKNLVRHLQDPNPAVRVHTAEALGFFPDRRLVPFLAGVLGEDDAELVKSAIHSLGRIAAPEAETELAALLKHPRPGIRQAAAEALGRLRLEEAKSP; encoded by the coding sequence ATGTCGAAGCTACGCAGACAGGTGCTCACAGAGGCGCTTGAAGATCCGGATGAAAGTGTGCGGATGGCTGCAGCGCAGGCCCTGGAAAGGCTCGAGGCGGTCCTGGGTTTCGAGGATATACTCCAAGCTTTGAAAACTGGTGGCCGGGACCAGCAGATTCGTGCACTATACTCCCTTGAGCTCATTGACAGTCCCAAAGTTTTTCCGCCCCTTCTGGCAGCGCTTCAGGTTCGGGATCCCGATATACGCAGCACTGCCGTTCAGGTGCTGGGCAAAAAGCAGAATCCTCAGACGCTGAAAAACCTGGTTCGTCACCTTCAGGATCCCAATCCCGCGGTTCGCGTGCATACCGCCGAAGCTCTGGGCTTTTTTCCCGATCGAAGGTTGGTCCCTTTTCTGGCGGGGGTTCTCGGGGAGGACGATGCCGAACTCGTGAAAAGCGCCATTCATTCTTTGGGGAGGATAGCAGCGCCCGAGGCGGAAACCGAACTGGCGGCCCTGCTGAAACATCCCCGACCAGGCATTCGACAGGCAGCCGCCGAAGCTTTGGGCAGGCTGCGCCTGGAGGAGGCCAAATCCCCTTGA